TCCTGTCGGTCGACTGCGTCCCGTACCGGCGCGGTGCGCTGCGGCGCTTCCCCACTTGTCTGGAAACCCCGCGGCCCGCCCGTTATTTCGCGTACAGCTTGATCACGCTCGCATGCACGACGCGCGTGATCTCTTCCATTCGCCAGCGGATATGCGTATCCGTTAGCGCCATACAGCGCTCGACGTCGCGCGCCGCCAGCGCATCGAGGATATGCAGATGCTCGGTGAACGCCTCGTTGCGCCGCTGGTCGACATCCACCCATCGCACGTAGTGGATCCGCGCGTTAATACCCTGCAGCACCCGGCCGATTTCCGCGTTGCCCGACAGCGCGGCCAGCTCGAGGTGAAACGTCTCGTCCTTGACGACGAGCTCGTCGGACGGCATCCGCTCCGCGCTCTTCATCACCTGCTTCCACGACCTGCGCAACGTCTTGATGTCGTTGTCCGACGCCCGTTCGCAAGCCAGCATCACCGCGGTCGATTCGATCGTGCGGCGCAACTCGAAAAGATCGAACACTTCTTTCCCATCCAGTTCCCGAATGAAAAAACCCCGGTTCGGCACGAAGGTCAACAGGTTCTCCGCCACCAGCCGGTTAAGCGCCTCGCGAATCGGCGTACGGCTGACGTCGAAGCGCTCCGCCAGTTCCAGTTCGTTGACCCGCTCGCCGGGGCGGATCTTGTACAGCACCGCCATCTGCTTCAACTGCTCGTAAATCTCGTTTACCGTCAGTCCTGCCCGCTTGGGCGCGCTGGTTTCCCGCGCCCCCGGACGCACCATCACGGAATTCGCAGCCATCGTGTCTCCTGGTTCATTTCGCTACAACTCATTATCGACTACACCTGCCGGCCGCCCGGTGGCCGCCGCCTGCACATTCGTTCAAATCGTAAACAGCCGGCCAAACTGCGGCAAGCGGTCTTCGACACCGCCGAGCCGCAACGCATGCCAGGCCAGTGCATGATTACTCGACAAAACCGGCTTGCCCAGCTTTGCTTCGATCTCGGCGATGGCGTCGACGAGCCGCAGACTCGTGCAGGAAACGAACACCGCGTCGACGTCCGGATCGCGGCCCAGTTCGAGTACCGCGTATTCGAGCGAGGCGCGATCGATGCGGGCCACTTCGTTATCGTCGCGATGCTCGAACGAGCCGACACTGACGACGTCGACGCCGCGCGCCTTGAGGTAATGGCTCATCGCGTCGTTGATCGGGCGCTCATACGGTGTCAGCAATGCCACCCGCTGGGCGCCGAGCGCGTCGAGCGCGATGCGCGCGGCAGTGATGGGGGTCGTACAGGCGACACCCGGGCGCGCCTCGCGGATACGTTCGAATACCCGCTCCTCGCCCAGCACCATCGAAGCCGACGTGCAACCGAACGCGACCACATCGAGATGCTCGCCCGGGCGAATCAGCTCCACCGCAGCCGCGATCCGGCCGTCCATCTCGGCAAGCGTCTCAGCCGTGATCTCGGCCGAATTGGCAACCCGGCTTTCATAGAACGCCACACCGTCGAGCGACAGCATGCGCCGCCATTCAAACTCGATCGTATGATCGGTCGCCAGCACGACGAGGCCGATCGCCGCGCGCCCCGCGATCCCGTCGTCCAGCGAAAAGCCGAAGCGCGCGTATGCGCCCGGAGGAGAGTCGATAGGGCTCGATTGAAGTTCGCTCACTGCAGTGTCATCCCTGTGATGTCGATGTCGGGGCGGCGGCCACTCATCAGGTCGACGAGTATCTTCGCGGTGCCGCACGACATGGTCCAGCCCATATGGCCGTGCCCGGTGTTGAAGAACAGGTTGCGATGCCGGGTCGGGCCGATCAGCGGTGTGCCTTCAGGCGTCATTGGCCGCAGGCCCGCCCAGTACGACGGACGTTGATAATCCGCGCCGTTCGGAAACAGCGCCTTCGACGTCTGCAGCATGTGCGAGAAATCCGCCGGCGAATGGTTCGTGTCGTAGCCACAGAACTCTGCTGTCGCCGTCAGCCTCAAGCGTTGCCCGAACCGCGCCCATGCGACCAGCTGGCTCTCCTCAACGCCACCGAGCATCGGCGGCTCGTGCGACTCGTCGATCGGCAGCGTGACCGAATAGCCCTTGACCGGGTAGATCGGCAGGCGATAGCCGAGCCGGCGTGCGAGGAACGGCGAATATGAACCTAGCGCGAGTACGTAACGATCGCCGCTTACCCGGCCTCGCGATGTGTCGACGTAGTCGATCTGGTCCGCGCTCGCGCGCACCTCGCGGATCGTCGTGCCCAACTGGAACTCGACACCGAGTTCCCGGCACCGTCGTTCGAGTTCGCGAGTAAACAAATGCGCGTCGCCGCTTTCGTCGGACGGGCAATAGATGGCGCCTTCTATGCTGCTCGCCGAAGCCGCGAGCGCCGGTTCGCGCGCAATCACCGCGTGCCGGTCCAGCGTCTGGAGGGGCAGCCCGTTGTCGGCCAGGATCGACATGTTCGACACGCCGCGCTCGAACGACACAGGATCACGGTACAGATACAGCAATCCATGGCTG
Above is a genomic segment from Paraburkholderia phenazinium containing:
- a CDS encoding GntR family transcriptional regulator — encoded protein: MAANSVMVRPGARETSAPKRAGLTVNEIYEQLKQMAVLYKIRPGERVNELELAERFDVSRTPIREALNRLVAENLLTFVPNRGFFIRELDGKEVFDLFELRRTIESTAVMLACERASDNDIKTLRRSWKQVMKSAERMPSDELVVKDETFHLELAALSGNAEIGRVLQGINARIHYVRWVDVDQRRNEAFTEHLHILDALAARDVERCMALTDTHIRWRMEEITRVVHASVIKLYAK
- a CDS encoding maleate cis-trans isomerase family protein, which gives rise to MSELQSSPIDSPPGAYARFGFSLDDGIAGRAAIGLVVLATDHTIEFEWRRMLSLDGVAFYESRVANSAEITAETLAEMDGRIAAAVELIRPGEHLDVVAFGCTSASMVLGEERVFERIREARPGVACTTPITAARIALDALGAQRVALLTPYERPINDAMSHYLKARGVDVVSVGSFEHRDDNEVARIDRASLEYAVLELGRDPDVDAVFVSCTSLRLVDAIAEIEAKLGKPVLSSNHALAWHALRLGGVEDRLPQFGRLFTI
- a CDS encoding D-amino acid dehydrogenase, which gives rise to MKTVVLGGGIVGVTTAYFLAKAGDEVVVVDRCEGVALETSFANAGLIAPGHSYTWASPRAPKILLKSLFAEGQALRLKLNADWRMWAWCWLFLRNCTVERSRLNTSRKVRLCRYSQQLLQQTTQDERLTYDRISHGLLYLYRDPVSFERGVSNMSILADNGLPLQTLDRHAVIAREPALAASASSIEGAIYCPSDESGDAHLFTRELERRCRELGVEFQLGTTIREVRASADQIDYVDTSRGRVSGDRYVLALGSYSPFLARRLGYRLPIYPVKGYSVTLPIDESHEPPMLGGVEESQLVAWARFGQRLRLTATAEFCGYDTNHSPADFSHMLQTSKALFPNGADYQRPSYWAGLRPMTPEGTPLIGPTRHRNLFFNTGHGHMGWTMSCGTAKILVDLMSGRRPDIDITGMTLQ